Proteins found in one Oribacterium sp. oral taxon 102 genomic segment:
- a CDS encoding amino acid ABC transporter ATP-binding protein, with protein sequence MEVKNGEVLLKIEKLSKRFQTLRVLNEISTEIRKGEVVCVIGPSGSGKSTFLRCLNLLETPTEGKIFFEGTEITAKGTDIDRLRQKMGMVFQQFNLFPHMTILENLMLGPIRLRKQEREAAEAEAMQLLTRVGLADKAESYPNQLSGGQQQRAAIVRALAMHPDVMLFDEPTSALDPEMVGEVLQVMKQLAEEHMTMVVVTHEMGFAREVSDRVMFLEGGNFVTEGSPESFFEHPENERLKTFLSKVL encoded by the coding sequence ATGGAAGTAAAAAACGGAGAAGTGCTCCTTAAAATTGAGAAGCTGTCGAAGCGATTTCAGACGCTCAGGGTATTGAACGAGATTTCGACAGAGATCCGGAAGGGAGAGGTGGTCTGCGTGATCGGTCCCTCCGGCTCCGGAAAGTCTACCTTTCTGCGCTGTCTGAACCTGCTGGAGACGCCGACGGAGGGGAAGATCTTTTTTGAAGGTACGGAAATTACGGCGAAGGGTACGGATATTGACCGGCTCCGTCAGAAGATGGGAATGGTCTTCCAGCAGTTCAATCTCTTTCCGCATATGACGATACTGGAAAATCTGATGCTCGGCCCGATCCGGCTTCGGAAGCAGGAGAGGGAAGCGGCAGAGGCGGAAGCGATGCAGCTTCTCACGAGAGTCGGACTCGCAGACAAGGCAGAGAGCTACCCGAATCAGCTCTCCGGCGGACAGCAGCAAAGAGCTGCGATCGTCCGCGCGCTGGCGATGCACCCGGATGTGATGCTCTTTGACGAGCCGACCTCCGCGCTGGATCCGGAGATGGTCGGCGAGGTGCTGCAGGTCATGAAGCAGCTTGCGGAGGAGCATATGACAATGGTGGTCGTGACGCATGAGATGGGCTTTGCGAGGGAGGTCTCGGACAGGGTTATGTTCCTGGAGGGCGGAAATTTTGTTACGGAGGGCAGTCCGGAGAGCTTCTTCGAGCATCCGGAGAATGAGAGGCTGAAGACATTTCTGTCGAAGGTGCTGTGA
- a CDS encoding amino acid ABC transporter permease, translated as MQERIYLNFIKDQRWLYLVDGLKNTLLITAFALLIGVVLGMLLAVIRTTHDKTGKLRLPDLIAKLYITVIRGTPSVIQLLIFSYCIFTSRIFSGIFIGCIAFGLNSAAYVAEIIRSGIMSIPNGQMEAGRSLGFNYAETMRFIILPQALKNVLPAVFNEFIVLIKETAVIGYVAVQDLTKGGDIIRSRTYDAWTPLLTVALIYLFLTVVLSNVEKRMERRLQNT; from the coding sequence ATGCAGGAGAGAATCTATCTGAATTTCATCAAGGATCAGAGGTGGCTCTACCTCGTGGACGGGCTGAAAAATACGCTGCTGATTACGGCATTCGCACTGCTGATCGGTGTCGTGCTCGGCATGCTCCTCGCGGTAATCCGGACGACGCATGACAAGACAGGGAAGCTCAGGCTGCCGGATCTCATCGCGAAGCTGTACATCACAGTGATCCGCGGGACGCCCTCCGTCATTCAGCTTTTGATCTTCAGCTACTGTATCTTCACCTCTCGGATCTTCTCGGGGATCTTCATCGGCTGCATTGCATTTGGGCTGAATTCCGCAGCCTATGTCGCGGAGATCATCCGTTCCGGCATCATGTCGATTCCGAACGGACAGATGGAGGCGGGGCGCTCGCTCGGCTTCAACTATGCGGAGACCATGCGCTTCATTATTCTGCCGCAGGCGCTCAAAAATGTACTGCCGGCGGTATTTAACGAGTTTATCGTACTGATCAAGGAGACGGCGGTCATCGGCTATGTGGCGGTGCAGGATCTGACGAAGGGCGGAGATATCATCCGCTCGAGAACCTACGACGCATGGACGCCGCTGCTCACGGTTGCCCTCATTTATCTCTTCCTCACGGTGGTGCTTTCCAACGTTGAGAAGCGGATGGAAAGAAGATTGCAGAACACCTGA
- a CDS encoding transporter substrate-binding domain-containing protein translates to MKKFGILTAAVISAFLLAACGSSAAGSAKTEGSAAAQSSYAGKTLIMGTNAEFPPYEYHEGDSIVGIDAEIAAAIAEELGAKLEISDMAFDAVLPAVQAGKIDFGAAGMTVTEDRLKNVDFSDSYATAVQAIIVPEDSVITGPEDLEGKLIGVQQGTTGDIYISDDLGDANTQRFPKGSDAVQALSAGKIDAVVIDSSTAKAFVESSSGLKILDTAYADEEYAICVKKGNTELLNGINSAIKKLKDSGRLDEIIAKYIKEQ, encoded by the coding sequence ATGAAAAAGTTCGGTATCCTTACAGCGGCAGTGATTTCAGCTTTTCTATTGGCGGCGTGCGGATCTTCCGCAGCAGGCTCCGCGAAGACAGAGGGCAGTGCGGCGGCGCAGTCCTCCTATGCGGGAAAGACCCTTATCATGGGGACAAATGCGGAGTTTCCGCCGTATGAGTATCACGAGGGGGACAGCATCGTCGGTATCGACGCCGAGATCGCCGCAGCCATCGCGGAGGAGCTGGGAGCAAAGCTGGAAATCTCCGATATGGCGTTCGACGCGGTGCTTCCGGCGGTGCAGGCCGGTAAGATCGATTTCGGTGCAGCAGGCATGACGGTGACGGAGGACAGATTGAAGAATGTTGATTTCTCTGACAGCTATGCGACGGCGGTGCAGGCGATTATCGTACCGGAAGACTCCGTTATCACAGGCCCGGAGGATCTCGAGGGGAAGCTGATTGGCGTGCAGCAGGGGACGACTGGCGATATCTACATCAGCGATGACCTCGGCGATGCCAATACCCAGAGATTCCCGAAGGGCTCGGACGCAGTGCAGGCGCTTTCCGCGGGAAAAATCGATGCGGTCGTTATTGACAGCAGCACGGCGAAGGCCTTCGTAGAGAGCAGCAGCGGGCTGAAAATCCTGGACACCGCCTATGCGGATGAGGAGTATGCGATCTGTGTGAAGAAGGGCAATACGGAGCTCCTGAACGGCATCAATTCCGCGATCAAGAAGCTGAAGGATTCCGGCAGGCTGGACGAGATCATCGCGAAGTATATCAAGGAGCAGTAA
- a CDS encoding Gx transporter family protein — protein sequence MNQKAKKISLYGMLLALSMVLSYIEAILPFSIGVPGVKLGLPNIVTVVGLYSIGTPATLLISFARILLVAMSFGNAMTIAYSLAGFFLSFGGMLLLKSWQLSRTAVSICGGVLHNLGQLLTAMLLLHSPQLLLYFPVLLAAGIAAGAAIGLTAGALSTHLHRFLQRL from the coding sequence ATGAACCAGAAAGCAAAGAAAATAAGCCTTTACGGAATGCTGCTCGCCCTGTCCATGGTGCTGAGCTATATCGAGGCGATCCTGCCGTTTAGTATCGGCGTACCGGGCGTGAAGCTCGGGCTGCCGAATATCGTGACGGTCGTCGGGCTCTATTCGATCGGCACGCCCGCGACGCTGCTGATCAGCTTCGCCCGTATCCTGCTGGTGGCGATGAGCTTCGGCAACGCCATGACCATTGCCTACTCTCTCGCGGGCTTTTTCCTGAGCTTCGGAGGGATGCTGCTGCTGAAAAGCTGGCAGCTTTCCCGGACTGCCGTCAGCATCTGCGGAGGCGTCCTCCACAATCTGGGGCAGCTTCTGACAGCGATGCTGCTGCTACATTCTCCGCAGCTCCTGCTCTACTTTCCGGTGCTGCTCGCAGCGGGTATCGCAGCGGGTGCCGCGATCGGACTCACGGCGGGAGCGCTGAGCACGCATCTGCATCGCTTTCTGCAAAGGCTGTGA
- a CDS encoding cold-shock protein produces MKGTVKWFNNQKGYGFISDETGKDVFVHYSGLAGDGFKSLEEGQAVEFEVVDGAKGPQATKVVKL; encoded by the coding sequence ATGAAAGGTACAGTAAAGTGGTTCAATAACCAGAAGGGATACGGCTTCATCTCTGACGAGACAGGGAAGGACGTATTCGTACACTATTCAGGGCTTGCCGGCGATGGCTTCAAGTCTCTTGAAGAGGGACAGGCGGTAGAGTTCGAGGTAGTTGACGGTGCAAAGGGACCTCAGGCTACGAAGGTTGTAAAGCTTTAA
- a CDS encoding bifunctional diguanylate cyclase/phosphodiesterase, producing MKHHEKYHNISDILISIGILLFFLFLLFLLRFWNEEIRTKNTAQTQITDTVSPEEGQEKYQFCFLSSYSASFGTFMPQLEGIRSMLDAHQIKLDNFSMNSKKFDSEGDYLAFFYYMQALLKQRKPYDAILVGDDAALEFTMKYQEELFPHTPIVFFAVNNQETAELAAQNDYICGYVEPYFLENTIAAAMKLQPEADKLICIYDDSLTGVADRQNFYALETKFPSLRFGGLDFSNYTPAELRNILSGLDKTTILLYLSAFRDKDGRNYTIPESVALITGASGTPVYHDGYGGFGDGITGGRQLDYAKLASNAAYAAVEIVEKGIPTKDIRLSASAPGTFIFDYKALVKYGLNRRKVPRNAVILHAPGEGMMLYLRIFGIMLLLAASLACFWANASINRWLSERTAEELKASNQGLLALQQELQYEASHDNMTKLMNRHTVVQYLQTRLPMEKQYSAVLMDVDNLKEINESHGHEVGDDYLGKLGQMLREYSYSHKVVAARFGGDAFLIVYLGRVLTQDSEEIQDINHIFKQSIEVGTGKILMSASGGVATSETASGVRVVMDADTAAAEAKRNGKNQIIFYSDKLREKTERDNELRKLVQDAVLEENLYMVYQPQVDCLSGRVSGYEALVRIRGEAVSPGIFIPIAERYGYISTIGRMTTRMVIRQLARWRNEGTALRPISVNFSSYQLNDLGYVDYVFELLEQYRIAAKYLVLEVTESILLEETEHSREMFRRLTEAGICIHLDDFGTGYSSFGYLSYIPISALKIDKTLVDRYLVDNEDLLASLINTIHYLGKRVIVEGVEQRWQYERLHALSCDTIQGYYFSRPEEPEKIRDWEPEEPKISIVPVDGTRAL from the coding sequence ATGAAGCATCACGAAAAGTATCATAATATCAGTGACATTCTGATCAGTATCGGGATTCTTCTCTTCTTCCTCTTTCTGCTTTTCCTCCTCCGTTTCTGGAATGAGGAGATCCGCACGAAAAATACCGCCCAAACGCAGATTACAGATACGGTGTCTCCGGAGGAAGGGCAGGAGAAGTATCAGTTCTGCTTTCTGAGCTCCTACAGCGCGAGCTTCGGCACCTTTATGCCGCAGCTTGAGGGGATTCGAAGCATGCTGGATGCCCACCAGATCAAGCTGGATAATTTCTCGATGAACTCGAAGAAGTTTGACAGCGAAGGGGACTATCTTGCTTTCTTCTACTATATGCAGGCACTACTGAAGCAGCGGAAGCCCTATGACGCGATTCTCGTCGGAGATGATGCGGCGCTGGAATTCACGATGAAGTATCAGGAGGAGCTCTTCCCGCATACCCCGATCGTATTCTTCGCGGTCAATAATCAGGAGACGGCGGAGCTGGCGGCGCAGAATGATTATATCTGCGGCTATGTGGAGCCTTATTTTTTGGAGAACACGATCGCGGCGGCGATGAAATTGCAGCCGGAGGCAGACAAGCTGATCTGTATCTATGATGATTCACTGACGGGGGTGGCGGATCGGCAGAATTTCTATGCGCTCGAGACGAAGTTTCCGAGTCTTCGCTTCGGAGGGCTGGACTTCTCGAATTATACGCCGGCGGAGCTCCGAAATATCCTCTCCGGATTGGACAAGACGACGATTCTGCTTTATCTCTCCGCGTTCCGGGACAAGGATGGCAGGAATTATACGATTCCCGAGAGCGTAGCCCTGATTACGGGCGCCTCAGGGACGCCGGTTTATCACGACGGCTACGGCGGCTTCGGGGATGGGATCACCGGCGGCAGACAGCTGGACTATGCGAAGCTTGCCTCCAATGCGGCGTACGCAGCGGTGGAGATCGTGGAGAAGGGGATTCCGACCAAGGATATCCGTCTTTCCGCCTCCGCGCCGGGCACCTTTATATTTGACTACAAGGCATTGGTGAAGTACGGGCTGAATCGGAGGAAGGTGCCGAGAAACGCTGTCATTCTGCATGCACCCGGAGAGGGGATGATGCTCTACTTGCGTATTTTCGGGATCATGCTGCTGCTTGCCGCTTCCCTGGCATGCTTCTGGGCGAATGCCTCCATCAACCGCTGGCTGAGCGAACGAACCGCGGAGGAGCTGAAGGCGAGCAATCAGGGGCTTCTGGCCTTGCAGCAGGAGCTGCAGTATGAGGCGAGCCATGATAATATGACGAAGCTGATGAACCGCCATACCGTGGTGCAGTATCTTCAGACGCGGCTTCCGATGGAGAAGCAGTATTCCGCGGTGCTGATGGACGTGGACAATCTGAAGGAGATTAACGAGTCCCACGGGCATGAGGTCGGGGATGATTATCTGGGGAAGCTCGGGCAGATGCTCCGGGAATACAGCTACTCTCATAAGGTCGTGGCAGCCCGCTTCGGCGGAGATGCCTTCCTGATCGTATATCTGGGCAGGGTGCTGACACAGGACAGCGAGGAGATACAGGACATCAACCACATCTTCAAGCAGTCGATCGAGGTGGGAACCGGCAAGATCCTGATGAGCGCCAGCGGCGGTGTGGCGACCTCAGAGACCGCATCGGGCGTGAGGGTTGTGATGGATGCGGATACGGCGGCTGCGGAGGCGAAGCGGAACGGCAAGAATCAGATCATCTTCTATTCGGATAAGCTCAGGGAGAAGACGGAACGGGACAACGAGCTCCGCAAGCTGGTGCAGGATGCCGTGCTGGAGGAAAATCTCTACATGGTTTACCAGCCGCAGGTGGACTGCCTGAGCGGTAGGGTCAGCGGCTATGAGGCGCTGGTGCGCATACGCGGAGAGGCGGTTTCGCCCGGCATCTTCATCCCGATCGCGGAGCGTTACGGCTATATCAGTACGATCGGCCGCATGACGACGCGGATGGTGATCCGCCAGCTTGCCCGCTGGAGGAATGAGGGAACAGCGCTTCGTCCGATCTCCGTGAATTTTTCGAGCTACCAGCTGAATGACCTCGGATATGTCGATTATGTGTTTGAGCTGCTGGAGCAGTATCGGATCGCTGCGAAGTATCTGGTGCTGGAGGTTACGGAAAGCATCCTGCTGGAAGAAACGGAGCATTCCCGGGAGATGTTCCGGCGTCTGACAGAGGCGGGCATCTGCATTCATCTGGATGATTTCGGCACCGGCTACTCCTCCTTCGGTTACCTTTCCTACATTCCGATTTCCGCACTGAAGATCGACAAGACGCTGGTGGATCGCTATCTCGTGGATAACGAGGATCTGCTCGCCAGTCTGATCAATACGATTCACTATCTGGGCAAGCGGGTGATTGTGGAGGGCGTGGAGCAGAGGTGGCAGTATGAGAGACTCCATGCGCTTTCCTGCGACACGATCCAGGGATACTATTTCAGCCGGCCGGAGGAACCGGAGAAGATTCGCGACTGGGAGCCGGAGGAACCGAAAATTTCCATTGTTCCGGTTGACGGAACCCGGGCTTTATGA